A single region of the Neotabrizicola shimadae genome encodes:
- a CDS encoding GH1 family beta-glucosidase — MTLSRFDFPEGFLFGAATAAYQIEGTSFGGCGPCHWDSFAATPGNVVRAEDGAVACDHYHRWPQDLDLLSQGHFDAYRFSTSWARVMPDGVTVNPEGVAFYDRLVDGMLERGLKPFQTLYHWELPSALADKGGWANRDTAQRFADFAATITKTLGDRVQAIATINEPWCVAWLSHFMGIHAPGLRDIRAAARAMHHILLAHGQAVQALREMGQPNLGIVLNFDHTTPASPAPEDVAAAARWDAIFNRWFIEGIARRAYPAEALEGLAPHMPAGWQDDMATIGQPLDWLGVNYYTRHRVAAAPGAPWPATRDVPGDLPKTQMGWEIYPDGLRHFLTWLARDQVGRLPIYVTENGMANADQLHDGAVTDAVREDYLFAHLAATKQAIAEGANVKGFFYWSLLDNYEWAEGYEKRFGLVHVDFQTLARTPKSSYHALARAIARND, encoded by the coding sequence TTGACCCTTTCGCGCTTCGACTTCCCCGAGGGCTTCCTGTTCGGAGCCGCGACCGCCGCCTACCAGATCGAGGGCACGTCCTTCGGCGGTTGCGGCCCCTGCCACTGGGACAGCTTTGCCGCAACGCCCGGCAATGTCGTGCGCGCCGAGGATGGCGCCGTCGCCTGCGACCATTACCACCGCTGGCCGCAGGACCTGGACCTGCTGTCGCAGGGCCATTTCGACGCCTACCGCTTCTCCACCTCATGGGCGCGCGTCATGCCCGATGGCGTGACGGTCAACCCCGAGGGTGTGGCCTTCTACGACCGGCTGGTCGACGGGATGCTGGAGCGCGGCCTCAAGCCCTTCCAGACGCTTTATCACTGGGAACTGCCCTCGGCTCTGGCCGACAAGGGGGGCTGGGCCAACCGCGACACCGCGCAGCGCTTCGCCGATTTCGCCGCAACGATCACCAAGACTCTGGGCGACCGCGTCCAGGCCATTGCTACCATCAACGAGCCCTGGTGCGTGGCCTGGCTCAGCCATTTCATGGGCATCCACGCGCCGGGCCTGCGCGACATCCGGGCCGCCGCCCGGGCGATGCACCACATCCTCCTGGCGCACGGCCAGGCCGTGCAGGCGCTGCGCGAGATGGGACAACCCAACCTGGGCATAGTATTGAACTTCGACCACACCACGCCCGCCAGCCCCGCGCCCGAAGACGTGGCCGCCGCCGCCCGCTGGGACGCGATCTTCAACCGCTGGTTCATCGAAGGCATCGCACGGCGGGCCTATCCGGCCGAGGCGCTGGAGGGCCTCGCCCCCCACATGCCCGCGGGCTGGCAGGACGACATGGCCACCATCGGCCAGCCGCTCGACTGGCTGGGGGTGAACTACTACACCCGCCACCGCGTCGCCGCCGCCCCCGGCGCCCCCTGGCCCGCCACCCGCGACGTGCCGGGCGACCTGCCGAAGACCCAGATGGGCTGGGAAATCTACCCCGACGGCCTGCGCCATTTCCTCACCTGGCTCGCCCGCGACCAGGTGGGCCGCCTGCCGATCTATGTCACCGAAAACGGCATGGCCAACGCCGACCAGCTGCACGACGGCGCCGTGACCGATGCGGTGCGCGAGGACTACCTCTTCGCCCACCTCGCCGCCACGAAACAGGCCATCGCCGAGGGCGCGAATGTGAAGGGCTTCTTCTACTGGTCGCTGCTGGACAATTACGAATGGGCCGAGGGCTATGAAAAGCGCTTCGGCCTCGTCCATGTCGATTTCCAGACGCTGGCCCGCACACCCAAATCCTCCTATCACGCCCTCGCGCGGGCCATCGCGCGCAACGACTGA
- a CDS encoding glucokinase: MLAILADIGGTNTRVALAEGTSVRPDSVARFSNAEYKARGQDIAHILRDYLDRTGAKVDGVCVAAAGPVQDGVATMTNLDWVMDAAKLSAATGATKVALLNDLQAQGHALGHVAPENLRTVVPGPAVPGASMLVVGLGTGVNAAPNHPSRAGRLVPPSECGHVNLPVRTEEDFRLLRFIESLLASRGEVPHAGVEEVLAGRGLANLHAFAAAEAGQPQTKTSAEVLAALAEGDPIATHAARLYTRILGQVLADQALIHLPYGGIFLIGGMSRAMTPHFARFGLAQTFRENRRVDLLVKDFSITVVEDDFAALTGCAAFLAESA; the protein is encoded by the coding sequence ATGCTCGCCATCCTCGCCGACATCGGCGGCACCAACACCCGCGTTGCGCTGGCCGAAGGCACCAGCGTCCGGCCCGACAGCGTGGCGCGCTTTTCCAACGCCGAGTACAAGGCCCGCGGCCAGGACATCGCCCATATCCTGCGCGACTACCTCGACCGCACCGGCGCGAAGGTGGACGGCGTCTGCGTCGCCGCGGCGGGCCCCGTGCAGGACGGCGTCGCCACCATGACCAACCTCGACTGGGTGATGGACGCGGCCAAGCTCTCTGCCGCCACCGGCGCCACGAAGGTCGCGCTCCTGAACGACCTGCAGGCCCAGGGCCATGCCCTTGGCCACGTAGCGCCGGAAAACCTGCGCACCGTCGTCCCCGGCCCCGCCGTCCCCGGCGCCTCGATGCTGGTCGTGGGCCTTGGCACCGGCGTCAACGCCGCGCCCAACCATCCCTCGCGCGCCGGCCGCCTCGTGCCGCCCTCGGAATGCGGCCACGTCAACCTGCCCGTCCGTACCGAGGAGGACTTCCGCCTCCTGCGCTTCATCGAATCCCTCCTCGCCTCCCGTGGCGAGGTGCCTCATGCCGGCGTCGAGGAAGTGCTCGCCGGCCGCGGCCTTGCCAATCTCCATGCCTTCGCCGCAGCCGAGGCTGGCCAGCCGCAGACCAAGACCTCTGCCGAAGTCCTGGCCGCCCTTGCCGAGGGCGACCCGATCGCCACCCATGCCGCCCGGCTTTACACCCGCATCCTGGGCCAGGTGCTGGCCGACCAGGCGCTGATCCACCTGCCCTATGGCGGCATCTTCCTGATCGGCGGCATGTCCCGCGCCATGACCCCGCATTTCGCCCGCTTCGGCCTGGCCCAAACCTTCCGCGAAAACCGCCGGGTGGATCTTCTGGTGAAGGATTTCTCCATCACCGTGGTGGAAGACGACTTCGCCGCGCTGACCGGATGCGCCGCCTTCCTGGCCGAAAGCGCCTGA
- a CDS encoding LysE family translocator, with protein MNDLLTHPDLLIALVAYAIVTSITPGPNNLMLMASGANFGLRRTVPHMLGVTIGQGAMTAILGLGVAAAFHAWPPGLVILKLVSTGYMLWLAWKIAHAAAPGEGRAAGRPLTFLQAAGFQWVNPKAVAMSLTALALYAGDGGLAAVAGVVAVFAVVNLPSISLWAAAGQGLRHWLADPVRLTWFNRAMAAGLVASLWPVLRM; from the coding sequence ATGAATGATCTGCTGACTCATCCCGACCTTCTGATTGCACTTGTGGCCTATGCCATTGTGACCTCGATCACGCCGGGGCCCAACAACCTGATGCTGATGGCTTCGGGGGCGAATTTCGGCCTGCGTCGGACGGTGCCGCACATGCTGGGCGTAACCATCGGGCAGGGGGCGATGACCGCGATCCTGGGGCTGGGGGTGGCGGCGGCCTTCCATGCCTGGCCGCCGGGGCTGGTGATCCTGAAGCTGGTCAGCACGGGTTACATGCTGTGGCTGGCCTGGAAGATCGCCCATGCCGCCGCGCCGGGCGAAGGGCGGGCGGCGGGCAGGCCGCTGACCTTCCTGCAGGCGGCGGGGTTCCAGTGGGTGAACCCCAAGGCGGTGGCGATGTCGCTGACGGCGCTTGCGCTTTATGCAGGCGACGGCGGCCTTGCGGCGGTGGCCGGCGTGGTGGCGGTCTTCGCGGTGGTGAACCTGCCCTCGATCTCGCTTTGGGCGGCGGCGGGACAGGGGCTGCGGCATTGGCTGGCCGATCCGGTGCGGCTGACCTGGTTCAACCGGGCGATGGCGGCGGGTCTGGTGGCAAGCCTGTGGCCCGTGCTGCGGATGTGA